In the genome of Artemia franciscana chromosome 20, ASM3288406v1, whole genome shotgun sequence, the window CCTTAGACTTTTACGAATAGAGGAGTGGTAATGGGATAGTAGCCAGACTACCGTTTGTggtattgtttgtttgtttcaattGTAATAAGTTGTTGTAATTGCTTGTtagaatatatacaaatatgatttgttatttaatttttattcattttggatttcatttattcgttAATATTAGTTTCATGTTTGAGGTTAAATtgttaaaagaatttgaattttgctaGCATAAAGCTGACATGGCTCTTTACTGTTgtctaaaaacttttttgccgagagatttttttagttaatgaaaaaatagaaaaaaattaggtttaaCGTCTGTTTATTCAGAGTCTATTGTCTTCGACCATAAAAGGCGCTAATCCACCATAAAAATGTCACTAAGAGACTCTGATTTCTAAGAAATAACAATGAACTCTGTTTGTTACTCTAAAGCAAGGTCTTAAAATACTAAAGTTAAATTAcctcaaaaaattatatatattataggaCCTAACTCTATTAGCAGAGATTCAGGagaactaaatgaaaatacaatgaGCAGCCTGATCTTTGGCAATTGTGCTCCACGCAGCAACAATAATCTGTTGATTAATACAGTTGATATAGTGTAATATTCTGGTTTAATCCATTTCTTGCTgataaaatgacgtcatttgaatttaaaatcatCTCAAAAAGCAAATTTGAGTGACGTCATCTTGCATATAAAAAGTATGGATATGAAAACAGTGTTTTATATGCGTTTGACtttctgaaagaaaagaacacaaaaatgCCAGATGATTTAATTGATGCAGTTGACAGTTGGCCACTTCGTTCGGCTGTTATTAGTGGTGATATAGAAGTTGTAAGGAAGAATCTAGGTCTAGACGAAGGAGCTAGGATTGATGAAGAAGATAAGCTTGGACAAACTCCACTTTACTGTGCGATAAAAGAAAGGAATACTGAAATTGCTGAATTACTTTTAAAGCACGGGTGTAATGTTAATGTGAAAACCAAGGAAGGtgaaagtccacttcatttagcagcatATAGAGGACTCTTAAAGATTGTTAAATGTCTTTTAGAGTATGGGGCTGATGTTAATATAAGAGCAAATAATGGtgcaagtccacttcattttgcAGCTTCTGAAGGACGTTCAAATATTGTTGATTATCTTTTGAAGTACGGCGCTGATGTTAATATAATAAGAAATGACGGTGCAAGCCCACTTCATTTTGCAGCTTCTGAAGGACACTCAAATACTGTTGAATATCTGTTAAAGTTTGGCGCTGACGTTAATGTACGAAAAATTGATGGTACAAGCCCACTTCATTCAGCAGTTTCTAGAGGATGCTCACAAATTGCTGATTATCTTTTGAAGCACGGCGCTGATGTTaatgtaagaaaaaataatggtgCAAGTCCACTTCATGAAGCTGCTCTAAGAGGATACTCACAAAGTGTAAAATTATTGCTAAATTATGGTGCCAGTGTAATTAACTCAAGAGACAAAGATGGAAGAACAGCACTTCATTATGCTTGTTCAAAAGGGCATTTAGAAGCTGTTAAATTGCTTCTGGAGTATGGATCTGACATAAacattatttgtaaaaatggtTGTACAGCTCTGGATGACAGTGCTGCTTGGCGAAAGTCACTTAGCCTATCTGATCATTACgaatttgattgttttaagtACAAGACTTTCTATGAATCTGATTGTAGTTTGGCGGAACAaactattaaatatattatccACCACATAATTAAAATGGAATCAGCAAAATTTCCTGTTTGtcaagaaaatatacaaaagaaaaatttaataaggtACTATATTGATTTTAATGATGCCGACGAAAGGGATTTTCAGTTGCAATGTGTTGAAGAGCTAGAAAGCATAAAGAGGAAGGAAATTGGAATAAACTATGAAACAGAGTTTCCAATATATGCTAGTATactaaaaagttatttatttcaGAAAGGGTATGGAAAACAATGAGTTACTCCAAccagaaaactgaaattttaattttctgtatGAATGACATTTTTCATTAAATGGTGGATCTCTCTCTCTTAGTGTGACGACTAGGCTTAATCgacaatattgtttttatttctatatttgttcCTTGGTTTATTGTCACATGGGTCATTTATTAGCTTTTTGGTAACGTTGAGGGAAGCGGTTACTCACGGTAGATGGTTAGCTTTTTAGATAAATGtaaatcaacaatttttttagtgGATAAAGATGGgttgaaataagaaaatagaatgaTGCTCAGGTACAGGATAGGATTGTTACCTTTTTGTGAACTAACTTGTTTTGATTACTCTAAGTAGTTCTTAAGCATCTAAAAATCAATACCGAAGTTACACTATGTGACATGGTAAGGGCTTCTTATAGTTTTGACCGTAAAACAACTTCACAAGAAGATAGACTTATGGGGCGCACTTTATACCTCTTAAGCCATTCTCACTACCCAGCCAAACTTTTGCGATTATTTCCTTTCACCTATGGTCCATTTTTGCACTCATATTAGGTCAAACCTGCAATACCCCTGGCTACTGTGGCAGTTTCACCTCACCTCCAACCGAAGGTGATAAGCTCCACGATATCCAAAAGGGAGCCTGCAAAATCAATTCAGGATCCCAATGTGCTTCTGATGAATACAGTTTTATGGTATAATGtctattgactcttaaagaaACAACAGATGACCTGAAGTCTTAGCTTCAACCCCTGTCGTCTGAAAACCATCGAAATATTTTCCCTGATTTTGTCCTATATaacaagataaataaataaaaaaatgaaa includes:
- the LOC136040081 gene encoding poly [ADP-ribose] polymerase tankyrase-2-like, whose translation is MPDDLIDAVDSWPLRSAVISGDIEVVRKNLGLDEGARIDEEDKLGQTPLYCAIKERNTEIAELLLKHGCNVNVKTKEGESPLHLAAYRGLLKIVKCLLEYGADVNIRANNGASPLHFAASEGRSNIVDYLLKYGADVNIIRNDGASPLHFAASEGHSNTVEYLLKFGADVNVRKIDGTSPLHSAVSRGCSQIADYLLKHGADVNVRKNNGASPLHEAALRGYSQSVKLLLNYGASVINSRDKDGRTALHYACSKGHLEAVKLLLEYGSDINIICKNGCTALDDSAAWRKSLSLSDHYEFDCFKYKTFYESDCSLAEQTIKYIIHHIIKMESAKFPVCQENIQKKNLIRYYIDFNDADERDFQLQCVEELESIKRKEIGINYETEFPIYASILKSYLFQKGYGKQ